A genomic segment from Elusimicrobiota bacterium encodes:
- a CDS encoding ribosome maturation factor RimP encodes MSIIKQLEDLIGPIAQEMNMELVDVQFVTEYGKKVLRIFLDKEGGFGLKDCEEMSSKIAEILDKSDILTYSYILEVSSPGLERVLKKEKDFVKFLGKNVKISVFEPINGQRHFHGTLTSCQNGRLIVDDITGKTVTIDISKIAKACLSPDTTIK; translated from the coding sequence ATGAGCATAATAAAACAACTAGAAGATCTTATTGGCCCTATAGCACAAGAAATGAATATGGAGCTTGTGGATGTTCAGTTTGTGACTGAATACGGAAAAAAGGTTTTAAGAATATTCCTTGATAAAGAAGGCGGTTTTGGTTTAAAAGACTGCGAAGAGATGAGCTCAAAGATAGCCGAAATACTGGATAAAAGCGATATATTGACTTATTCATATATTTTAGAGGTTTCTTCGCCCGGACTGGAACGTGTATTAAAAAAGGAAAAAGATTTTGTTAAATTTCTAGGAAAAAATGTGAAAATATCAGTTTTTGAGCCGATAAACGGTCAAAGGCATTTTCACGGGACTTTGACATCATGTCAAAACGGCCGGTTAATTGTTGATGATATAACCGGGAAAACGGTAACTATAGACATATCAAAAATTGCTAAAGCTTGTTTGAGCCCTGATACAACAATAAAATGA
- a CDS encoding proline--tRNA ligase: MRLSKLFLPTLREAPGDADTISAKLMFRSGMIRKLASGIYEWLPLGLKVLKKVEQIIREEMNAINGQEVWLPLLLPKELWEETGRWALYGKELFRLKDRKESDFCLGPTHEEVITDLVRKDVRSYRQLPLMLYQFGTKFRDEIRPRFGIMRAREFYMKDAYSFHTDEKDLENYYQQAYNAYKKICDRCGFKYRAVEASSGLIGGSFSHEFMVLAETGEEEIAWCGCGYGANINKAECKKEEASGSEKKGTLKEVHTPNKRSVEEVAEYLKADPKKFIKSLIYEADGKPVMVLVRGDYDVNETKVMTILDCADLKLAGNEVVKNFSGAEIGFAGPVNLKKKIKILADFSVENIINGISGANKTDCHYAGINIGRDFTADIAADLRKIKHGDKCNHCGKVLEFSKGIEIGHAFKLGQKYSKSMKAAYLNEKGEENLMVMGCYGIGVSRIVAATIEQSNDENGIIWPVPLAPYKVIIVTINSADEQTRKKSEEIYEKLNSSGIETLFDDRDERAGIKFKDADLIGIPYRITVSEKNLKDNKVELKARWQKNTETQFIPIENVLSEIKKALKID, encoded by the coding sequence ATGAGACTATCAAAACTTTTTTTACCGACATTAAGAGAAGCGCCAGGGGATGCCGATACTATTTCTGCTAAACTGATGTTTCGTTCCGGGATGATACGTAAACTTGCTTCAGGTATTTATGAGTGGCTTCCTTTGGGCTTGAAAGTATTAAAAAAAGTTGAGCAAATTATCCGGGAAGAAATGAACGCCATAAACGGACAAGAGGTTTGGCTTCCTCTTCTTCTGCCAAAAGAGCTTTGGGAAGAAACGGGCAGATGGGCGCTTTACGGAAAAGAGCTATTCAGGCTTAAAGACAGAAAGGAATCCGACTTTTGTTTAGGCCCTACCCATGAAGAAGTTATAACTGATCTGGTGCGCAAAGATGTGAGATCTTACAGGCAGCTTCCTCTCATGCTTTATCAGTTCGGGACAAAGTTCAGAGATGAAATTCGTCCGCGATTCGGCATAATGAGAGCGCGGGAATTTTATATGAAAGATGCCTATTCTTTTCATACCGATGAAAAAGATCTTGAAAATTACTATCAGCAGGCTTATAATGCCTATAAAAAAATATGCGACAGATGCGGATTTAAATACAGGGCAGTTGAAGCATCAAGCGGATTGATCGGGGGGTCCTTTTCTCATGAGTTTATGGTATTGGCTGAAACCGGCGAAGAAGAAATCGCCTGGTGCGGCTGCGGTTACGGAGCCAACATAAATAAAGCTGAATGCAAAAAAGAAGAAGCGTCAGGTTCGGAAAAAAAGGGAACCCTTAAAGAAGTTCATACGCCCAATAAGCGCAGTGTTGAAGAAGTAGCAGAATATCTAAAAGCGGACCCTAAAAAATTTATAAAAAGCCTGATTTATGAAGCTGACGGAAAACCGGTAATGGTTTTGGTTAGGGGTGATTATGATGTTAATGAAACAAAGGTTATGACTATTCTTGACTGCGCGGATTTAAAACTTGCCGGAAACGAAGTAGTAAAGAATTTCAGCGGCGCAGAAATCGGTTTTGCAGGCCCGGTAAATCTTAAGAAAAAAATAAAAATTCTTGCTGATTTTTCTGTAGAAAATATAATAAATGGTATTTCCGGGGCAAATAAAACTGACTGCCATTATGCCGGAATTAATATTGGCAGGGATTTTACTGCTGACATTGCGGCTGACCTTAGAAAAATAAAGCACGGGGATAAATGTAATCATTGCGGAAAAGTGCTTGAGTTTTCAAAGGGAATTGAAATCGGCCATGCGTTTAAATTGGGCCAGAAATATTCTAAATCAATGAAAGCCGCTTATCTTAATGAAAAAGGTGAAGAAAATTTGATGGTTATGGGCTGTTACGGTATAGGCGTATCCAGAATAGTTGCTGCAACCATAGAACAATCTAACGATGAAAACGGAATTATCTGGCCGGTACCTTTAGCGCCGTATAAGGTTATTATTGTTACTATCAATTCAGCAGACGAGCAAACTCGCAAAAAAAGTGAAGAAATTTATGAAAAACTGAATTCTTCCGGAATAGAGACATTATTTGATGACCGTGATGAAAGAGCAGGAATAAAGTTCAAGGATGCGGATTTAATAGGAATTCCTTATAGGATAACAGTAAGCGAAAAAAATCTTAAAGATAATAAAGTAGAGTTAAAAGCCCGCTGGCAGAAAAATACGGAAACACAGTTTATTCCGATTGAAAACGTATTGTCTGAAATCAAAAAAGCATTAAAAATTGATTAA